From the genome of Aerococcus urinaehominis:
TCATTGCCGGTAACCACGACTCGGCAGATCGGATTGATTATGCGAGCGACCTGTTAGCCCACCACCAGCTCTATCTGGTCGGCCAGCCTAGTTCTAAGCCGGTTAAAATTGAGATTGACCAGGCAGATGTTTATCTCTTACCTTACGCATCGACTAGTGCTTTACGACAAGTCTACCCCCAAGCTACTATTAAGAACTTACAGGATGGCTGCCAGTACCAGCTTGATTTAATTAGAGACCAGTGGGATTCTGGTCGTATCAATATTGTTGCTTATCATGGCTATGTAACAGCAGCGAGTGGCGACCAGGCCGGGGGAGACTTGACTATGTCAGACTCTGAGCGTCCCTTGGAGATCGGAACTGCTGAATTTGTACCTGTTCAAGCCTTTAAGGGTTTTGATTATGTAGCTTTGGGTCACCTTCATCAAGCCCAGAAAGTGGCTAATGACCATATTCGTTATGCAGGTTCTCTACTCAAATATTCCAAGTCAGAAGCCTACCATAAGAAGCAATTCTTAGAAGTGGACTTGACCAAGGATAACCTTTTAGTGAAGTCTCACTTTTTTAAACCAGTGCGTGATTTAAGAATTATTAGGGCGAATTTCGCTGAATTACTTAAGGATGGCACTAGTGATTATGTCTTTCTGGAACTAACAGATAAGGTTTTAATTCACGATGCAGTCAATCGGTTACGCCAATCATACCCTTACCTGATGGGCATGGAATATATTAACTTAGATTTTAATGAGGAAGTAGCCTTAGAAGCACCTACAATGGCAGAGGTCGATTTAGCAGACCAGGATTTGCCCAATCTTTTTGGTAAATTTTACCAGCAGGTTGAAGGGCAGGCAATGAGCACTAGACAGCTGGATTTGGTGAAGGAAATTTATCAGGCCAGCCAAAAGGAGGGACAAGATGAAACCGATTAGCCTAAGTTTTACTGCATTTGGTCCTTATAAAGGGACAGTGACTATTGATTTCGCTGATCTCTATCACCACCGTGTTTTCTTGATTAGTGGCCCGACCGGTGGAGGAAAGACCATGATATTTGATGCTATGGTCTATGCCTTATATGGTCAAGCTTCTGGTTCAAGTCGTCAGACGAATGAGCTGAAATCGCAATATGCATCAGATATCGATTTATGCCGGGTGGTGTTTACTTTTGAAGTTCAAGGTCAGGCCTATACAGTTGAGCGGTGGCCCAATCAAATGGGCCCGGGTAAGAAAAAGCCAGTTGTCCAAGTGAATGCTGGTGTCAGTCTTGCTCCTTATGAGGGGGATCCTAAGCAAGTGGAAGCTAAAATACAAAGTTTAGTTGGCCTAACTTATAATCAATTTCGCCAAATTGTCTTGTTGCCCCAAGGAGAATTTAAAAAATTACTAACAGCCAAAACGAGCGATAAGATGCCTATTTTTCGAAATATCTTCGCCACCGAAGACATAGCTGCTTTTCAAGAAAGTTTGGGTCAACGTTTTAAGTTAGTTAGGCGGGAAGCCGACCAGGCCCACCAGGATTTAAGCCAGGCTCAAGACCACTTGTTAGCGCTTTTTGATGACCAAGCTCAAGACCAGTTAAAAAATATTTTTGACCAGGAGGCTAGTGACCAGGCTTTGGCTTGGTTAGCTCAAGCACAACAAGACTTATCTAAGCAACGACAAGATCTAAACCAAGCTATCAAACTGCGTCAATTAGCCCAAGACCGCCATCGGGATATCCTCAATCTTTTTAGTGACCAAGATGACTTGGCAAAGCGCCAAGCGCGTTTAGCAGCTGACCAAGCAGCGGTAACAGACCAAAGGGAGGCCTACCAAAATTACCAGGCCAGCCAGCCAGCCTATCAGGCTTATCAAGCCTTTCAAAGGGACCAGCAAGCTTTAGCAAGACAAAATCAAGCCTGGCAGCATTTACAACAAGACCAGGAAAAATATGACCAAGATAAAAAGGCCTATCAAGCAGAACAAGATCGCCAGCAAGCAGCCCTGGCAACTTTAGCCAGTGACCAGGATAAATTGACCCAATTAGGTCAAGATATCGAAGCTGGCCGCCGTTACCAAGATTTACTAGCGCAAGGCCAGGCTAGTAAGCAAAAACTCAGTGGTCAACTGGCAACTAGTCAAAGCTTAAAGGACCAATTAGCCCAGCAGACTGACCATTTAGCTAGTCATCAGCAGCAATTAAACCAGCTTGAGAGCCAGTTGATTGACATGGAGGCCCTCTACCGAGACAAGGACCAATTAAGCCACCGGGATCATCATCTGAGCCAAGTTAAAGACCGGTTAGCTAGTTATCAAAGCTTATTAGCAGGTCGTGACCAGGCCAATCACTCTTATCAAGGCCAACGCCAAGCTTATGACCAGGCCAGCCAAAAGCTCAAAGAACTAAGGTTGGATTATTATGACAATTTAGCTGGTTACTTGGCCCAAGATTTAGAAGCCGCCCAACCCTGCCCTGTTTGTGGTAGTTTTGACCATCCCAAGCCAGCCCTACTAACTAGCCAGACTGTCAGCCAGTCTGAGCTAGACCAGGCCGAAAAAAGGCTACAAAAAGAGAAGTCTACTTTGGACCAACTGTCCTTTCAACTATCTCAGTATAACCAGGATTTGGATCAGTTATTAGTCGAGATGGCTTGGCAGGACTTGGATTTAGACCAAATCAGCAATGATTTAGCCCAGCAATTAGCCCAGCAAAATCAAGCCTGGCAAGTCTGGGAAGACCAAGTAGCCAGCTACCACCAACAAGAGCAACAACTTAAAAGCTTAAGGTCAGCTTGTCAGAATGACCAAGCCCAATTAAACCAACTTAAAGATCAGTTGAGTCAACAGACACACGAATCAGCTCGGATTCAGGCTCAGTTAGAAGCTATTGACCAACAGCTGGCCAGTTATGACCAAAATAAGGACTGGCACAATTTAGACCAATGGCAGAAAAATTATCAGGAGTTGAGTCAGCGTATCCAGGCTCACCAAGAATTGGCCAAACGCTTAGAAAATTGGCAGCACCAGTTAGACCAGGAGGGTGTTCGCTTGGCTAGTCGCTATGAGCTGATTGAGGACCAGAGAGACCAAGCCAAGCAAGCTAGTCAGGCTAGTTATCAGCTTTATCAGGACCAGCTAGCACAATTGGCTTGGTCTGAAGACCAATTACTAACTCTTCACCAAGCAGATTGCGACTGGCAAGACTTAGGTCAACAGCTCAAAGAGTTGGACCAGACCGCCTATGCCTTAGCAGAGCAAGCCAAGCACTTAGACAAAAAATTTAGCCAGTTAGCGGTAGACCAAGACCGGGCTAGCTATCAACAGAAGGCGGCAGAATTAGCAGCTGAGGCTGACCGACAATCAGAGGCGCTAACGCGGCTAATCGGTCAAGACCAAGCCCTAACTAGGGCAATCAAATCTTGGCAAATAAGCGATACCAACTACCATCAGTTATCAGGAGATTATAGCTTATTAGCTAGTTTAAACCGAGTCGCTAATGGGGAAGGTCGAGATAAGAAAATCACTTTTGAAACCTATATCCTGACCCTATATTTTGAAAAGGTACTGGCAATTGCTAATCTAACCCTCAAACAGTTGACCCAAGGGCGGTACCGCTTTATCAGACAAAAAGAACTCAGAGGTCGAGGCTACCAAGGGCTTGATGTCGAAGTCATTGATTATTTTACTGGTCAATCACGCAGTGTGGATTCTCTGTCTGGTGGTGAATCCTTTAAGGCAGCCTTGGCACTGGCCCTAGGACTCAGTGAAGTGATGCAAGCTGTCTCTGGGGGACGAGCTGTCCAACTACTATTTATTGATGAAGGCTTCGGTAGTCTCGATCAAGAATCCTTACAGCAAGCCTTAGATTGCTTAATAGACCTCCAGCAGAGCTCAGGCCGGTTAATTGGGATTATCTCCCATGTGGCGGCCTTAAAAGCACAAATTCCTGCGCAATTACAAGTCACAACCGGACCAGAGGGTAGCCGAGTAAGGACCCTTACCCCTAATTAAAATCAGTCTCTAGGCCCATGACGGTTGAAAAAAAAAGCTTGATAATAGTCTTACAAGGAGGCGACTATTGTGCAAGAAAATTACCGCCAAAGAATTTTAGGACTAGTTGAATCCGGCAGCCTGAATCAGGCTGAAGCAGATATTCTACTAGCAAATTACCAAGATCAAGTTAATCATGCGAATAATCAAACTGACACGAGCCAAGCGAAATCTGAGACTGGTCAGACTAGAGGGCAGTCCAAGCAAGGGTTAGCGGCCCGTTACCAACAGTTGTTGAACCAACGACGTGCTAAACAAGACCAGCTAAACAGCCTAACCGAAGACTTTCAGGATTATGCTCGTGAGCAATTGGCAGCAGATATTAGCCTTTTAGACCAGCAAATTGCCCAGCTAGCCCAGGACTTGGGTTATGTGGACCAAGTAGATGGCCATGGCCAAGACCAAGTTGAGCAAGGACAGACGCAAACAGCTTCCCACAAAGATGGATATCAGAGTGGAGAGCAACCTGGTACAGATTGGCGGCAAATGCTGGCAGATGGCCTGGTGACCCTGCGAGACAATGTTCAAAAGACGATTGATTTTGAAAAGACACGCCTAGGTGTCCCCATTCCTAAATTAATTTCCCACCAATATGACCAGGAGATTATCTATCCTGGGGACCAGGTTAAGATTATCCGGGCCAATGTCGGTAAAGGAAGCATAAAAATAAATCGTCATAACCAAGACCAAGTGATTGTTCATGCTTGGGGGAAAATGATTGGTGATTACGCAGAGGAGACAGCTGGGGCTGCTTTCCGTAATCGTAGTCAGCTTAGCTTGGATGACCAAATTTTAACCATTAGTGGCGATGCTAAGGCGATGAGTATGAACTTAACAATTAGTCTGCCTAACCACTATTTTGACTTAATTGATTTATCTATTTGGTCTGGTCCGATTTCGGTTGACCAAGTTGAAGTTGGCGATTTTCAGGTAAAGGCTATTGATGGAGAGATTAGTCTAACTGATATCCAAGCAAAATTTATTGACATTGACCAAAAACACGGTAGCCAAAACCTAGACCAGGTGGTTGGTCAGACCCAGGTACTCAAGACGCTATCGGGAGATATCCGCCTAGTCGGTGGTGTACGATCCCTAAAAATGTCGACAATTAATGGCAGCCTGCGTGCTAGCTTAGTTAATGATGATTTAGGCGATATCGCTATGACCAGTAAAAATGGCCAGGTCAAGCTTAATCTACCCGACCACTTACCGGTTCAAGGTCAGGCCCAAATAAAGAGTGGCCAGTTGCGATTTTACAAAGATGATTTTATCAGTCAGCTGCTTAGCCAGGATAGTTTCAATAAGCGAGTTAGTTTCAGTCGTAAGGGGCAAGGAGACCTTGTAAATGTTGACTTAGAAACCTTGGCTGGCGACATCTGGATTAAATAGAAAGAGGGATGTAGATGAAAGAAAAATTGTATCGATCAGCCTATAACAAAAAAATTGCTGGGGTGTGCGGTGGTATTGCCGAATACCTAGGTATTGATGCCGGCTTAGTGCGCTTTATTGCAGTTATTTTACTGCTTTTCGGTCGCACTTTAACCCTTGTTGTTTATGCCTTTTTAGCCTGGCAATTACCGGTAGATAGTAAGCGTCCCTACGACAGGGTAGATGACCACCGGAAAAAGAATGGCCGGCGCATCTATCAGGCTCGTCCCGCCGATGATGATCCCCAAAATGATGACCAATGGAGTGACTTTTAATGACCTTTATCCTAAAAATCCTGATTGATGCCTTGGGACTATTTTTATTAGCTATGTTGCTAGCACCCGATGTTTATATTGCTAGTTTTGGGACAGCTGTATTAGTTGCAGTTGTCTTAGCTTTTGTTAATCAATTTATTCGCCCAATTGCTAAAATCCTATCTTTTCCTTTGAATTTACTGAGCCTAGGCCTATTTTCTTGGGTGGTCAATGGTTTTATGCTAGTGATAACGTCCTGGTTTTTTGCCAGTGGTTTCAATTTTACTAGCTTTGGCTATGCTATTTTAATGGCGATGCTCTTTTCAATCTATCACTGGTTTGTAGACCGCGTGCTTGGACATAGATAGTTATTAAGGCCATAAATTAAGATAAATATACGCTTCAACCCCTAAAATTTAGTCTATCAGGCTAGCTTTTAGGGGTATTTATATTAATTAAGGAGGTGTCAGGTATTTTTAGCTTTATCTAGCCATGCCCCCATGTTTAACCCATCCTGCTTTTATGCTAAAATGATGGAGAATAAGCATAGAGAGTGAGCAAAAAAATGCAGAATGTGACTGTTAGCGATCTGGTAACAGATTTAGAACTTAAGGTCATCAGTGGTGAAGAATTCTTAAATCGACCCATTACCACTAGTGACATCCAGCGGCCGGGCTTAGAATTAACCGGTTATTTTAACTATTATCCGGCTGAACGGGTCCAACTCTTTGGCCGGACTGAATACACTTATATGAACAAGATGACTAGTGATGAGCGTTTGCTGATTATGCGGCGCATGTCACGTGAAGAAACCCCTTGTTTTATTTTTTCTCGTCATTTCCAACCCGAGTATGAGGTTATTCAGGCAGCAGGCGAAAACCAAATTCCGGTCTTATCAGGAAGAGAAGCAACCACCCAGTTATCTTCGTCTCTAACTAACTATCTTCAGGCTCGTCTGGCTGAGCGTGAATCGGTCCACGGGGTGTTTGTTGAGGTCTACGGTTTAGGTATTTTGCTGACTGGTTCTTCTGGTGTTGGGAAGTCCGAAACAGCCCTAGAGTTAATTCGTAATGGCCACCGTTTGGTGGCGGATGACCGCGTTGATCTATTCCAAAGGGATGAGAACACCCTGATGGGCGAAGCACCAGCTATCCTTCAAAATATGATGGAGATTCGGGGGCTAGGTATTATTGATGTGATGAATCTTTATGGTGCTGGGGCGGTACGTCAGAGACAACAATTACATATGATTATTGATCTCAAGCGTTGGGAGCCTGGTGAAAAATTTGACCGCCTAGGGAATGAACCGGAAATGGTTGACATTTTAGGTGTTCGCGTCAACAAAATTACGCTACCGGTACAGATGGGCCGGAATATTTCGAATATTGTTGAGGTAGCAGCTATGAACTTTAGGGCGCGGAGCATGGGCTTCGATGCGGCTAAGGCCTTTGAACAGCGGCTTAGTGATTTGATTGCTCAAAATAGCGGAGGAGATAGATGACAGCTATGCTTACAAGTATGACGATTAATCCGGTAGCTTTTGATATTTTTGGTTGGCCTATTTATTGGTATGGTTTAATTATTGGCCTTGGCATGTTTATTGGTATTAGTTTGGGGTGTCGGGAATTTAAGTCCAAGCGCTTCAATGAAGACTTTATTTTAAATATGTTAATGTGGGCAATTCCTATCGGTTTTATCGGAGCCCGCCTTTATTATGTTATTTTTGAATGGGACTATTACCGCCATAATCTCAGTGAAATTGTGCAAATTTGGAACGGTGGGATTGCTATATATGGTGGGATTATTGCTGCTGTGTTAACAATTTATTGGTATTGTCGCCGTCAGGGTATACTCTTTTTATTTATTCTAGATGTGATGGCCCCTTATCTGCTACTAGTTCAGGCTATCGGTCGTTGGGGTAATTTTGTTAATCAAGAGGCTCATGGGGGTCCGGTATCAGTAGCGTTTTTACGGGAGACCCTTCACCTACCTGAATTTATTGTACAAGGGATGTATATAGATGGTACTTACTACCACCCCACTTTTCTTTATGAATCAATTTGGAATTTTGTGGGTTTTGCTGTCCTTAGTTATTTACGTTCTAAACCGCACCTGCTTAAGGAAGGCGCAACAACGGCTCTTTACTGTATTTGGTACGGTTGTGGCCGATTCTTTATTGAAGGTATGCGGACCGATAGTTTAATGCTAGGACCTGTTAGGGTATCGCAAATTCTGTCTTTAATTCTAGTCTTGGCTGGTATTATTGGTTTTATTTATCTACAAAGAGATAAGTACCGGATATACTACAGCGAAATTAGAGGTTTTTAAATTAGATAAAGGAGCATCTATGTCTAAGCGTGTAAGTATTCTAGGAGCTGGATCTTGGGGCACAGCCCTAGCCAGTGTATTAGCTAAAAACAAGCAGGAGGTTTTGCTCTGGTCTAGAGACCAAGGCCAAATTGAGCGCATCCGAGCCACAGGTAAAAATGCTGACTATCTAGCTGACTATGTTTTACCAGCTAATATTCAATTAAGTGCGGATTTGGCTGCCGCCGTGGATTTTGCTGATATTATCTGTTTTGTAGTGCCGACAAAAGCTATTAGAACTTTAGCTAGTCAGGTAGCCAATCTGTTGAAGGACCGAACTAGTGACCGTTCTGTGCCAGTAATTATGCATGCTAGCAAAGGCTTGGAGCAAGGTAGCCATCTGCGTATCAGTCAGGTTCTAGCTGATAGTTTAGCCGGCCTTGATTATCGTGGTGTGGTGGTCCTTTCGGGTCCTAGTCATGCTGAAGAAGTGGTTAGGGAGGATATTACTGCGATTACAGCGGCTAGTCAGGATGATGAAGCTGCGCGTTTGATTCAGACTTTATTTTCTAACGATTTCTTCCGTGTTTACACGAATACCGATGTGATTGGTGTGGAACTAGGTGGCGCCCTCAAAAATATTATTGCTTTGGGGGCGGGAGCCTTAGTTGGTCTCGGTTACGGGGATAATGCCAAGGCAGCGCTGGTAACTAGGGGGCTGGCTGAAATTTCTCGTTTAGGCGTAGCCATGGGAGCCGACCCGCTAACATTTGCTGGACTATCGGGTGTGGGAGATTTAGTGGTTACAGCAACCAGCCCCCATTCCCGTAATTGGCAGGCCGGTCGGGCGATTGCCCAAGGTCAAGCTGTTAAAGAAGTTGAGGGTGGTTCTAGAATGGTCGTTGAAGGGATTTCTACGGCAATTGCCGCTAATGAATTGGCGGCTGAATTAGAGATTGATATGCCCATTACCCAAGCTATCTATGATGTGGTTTACTTAGAAAAACCTATCCGCCAGGTGATAAATAACTTGATGCGCCGCAAGGGTAAGGGTGAGGTATCCATGGCTAGTCAACTTGCTGATGCTAGCCGCGAAAATAATTAAGGAGACTGTCATGACAAAAGTAAGAAAAGCCATTATACCAGCAGCGGGTTTAGGGACCCGCTTTTTACCAGCTACTAAGGCCATGGCCAAAGAAATGCTACCGATTGTGGATCGCCCAACTATTCAATTTATTGTTGAAGAGGCGCTTAAATCAGGGATTGAAGATATCTTGATAATTACGGGTAAAAGTAAGCGGCCGATTGAAGATTATTTTGATTCTAATATTGAATTAGAGCACCTGCTAAAGCGGCGTGGTGATATTGAGAAATTAGAGTTAGTCCAAGAGACAGTCGGTCTTAACTTGTATTTTAAACGCCAAGCTTATCCACGGGGGTTAGGGGATGCTGTCTTGCAAGCCAAAGCCTTTGTAGGTAATGAGCCTTTTGTGGTAATGTTGGGGGACGACTTGATGGTAGACCAAGAACCTTTAACTAAGCAGCTAATCGGTGCCTATGAGGAAACGCATGCGTCAGCTATTGCTGTTATGCCAGTACCCCACCAGGACACCGATAAGTATGGTGTGATAGACCCAGAGGGCGAATATCGACCAGGCCTCTATAATGTGCGCCGATTTGTTGAAAAACCGAATCCAGACCAGGCCCCATCTAACTTAGCAATTATTGGTCGCTATCTCTTAACACCGGAAATTTTCAATTTGCTGGAGGACCAGGAACCTGGGGCTGGCAATGAAATTCAATTGACTGATGCCATTGACCGCTTAAATAAAACACAGCGGGTCTTTGCTTTAGAGTTTACCGGCCAGCGTTACGATGTCGGGGACAAACTAGGTTATATGAAAACCATTGTCGAGTATGGTCTGACTAAGCATCCAATTAAGGAAGACTTGGCCGACTACTTATTGAGTTTAGAGGATAGCCTTTAGGCTAAGAAGGAGGAGTATTAGTGACTGAAGCAGAAAAACAATATGATGTCATCGTAATTGGTGCCGGACCTGCAGGTATGACGGCTGCCCTGTATGCTTCTCGGGCTAATTTGAATGTATTGATGCTAGAGCGGGGTGTACCCGGTGGTGAGCTGATTAATACCGCTGAAATTGAAAATTATCCTGGCTTTAAGCATATTTCTGGACCGGACTTAGCTAATAATATGTACGAGTCAGCAATGCAATTTGGTGTGTCATATGCTTACGGCCAGGTTAAAAACTTTATCCCGGCTGATCAAGCTGGTGGTGACCACCAAGTCATCACTGAAAGTGACCAGGTCTACCAAGCCAAGGCCGTTATTATCGCGACGGGATCGGTTCATCGTAACTTGGATGTTCCTGGAGAAGAAAAATATAATGGCCGGGGTGTTAGCTACTGTGCTGTTTGTGATGGGGCTTTTTTCCAAGATAAAAATTTAAAAGTAGTCGGTGGTGGCGATTCAGCAGTTGAAGAAGGCACCTTCCTCACCCAGTACGCGGACACGGTCAATATTGTTCACCGCCGGGACCAATTGCGGGCGCAAAAAATCTTGCAGGATCGTGCCTTTGCTAACGACAAGGTGTCCTTTAACTGGAACCAGGTGGTTAAGGAAATTAAAGGAGATGACCTGACAGTAACGGGTGTGGTTTTAGAAGATACACAAACTGGTGAACAACACGAAGAGCCTGCTGACGGTGTTTTCATTTATGTTGGTCTCTTGCCTAATACGGAGCCCTTCCGAGACCTGGGGATTACTGATGAAGAAGGCTGGATTATTACTGATGAGAATATGCATACCAAGATTCCTGGTGTATTTGCTGTCGGCGATGTCCGCCAGAAAAAATTACGTCAGGTATCCACAGCCGTTGGTGACGGTGGTGCCGGTGGCCAAGAGGCTTACCATTATTTAGAAAGCTTAAAGGATTAGCTGGTGGACCAGCTTATACCCCCAGCGAGATTTCAAGCTAGGACATTTGTCCTAGCTTTTTATTTTTTAGGGAAGGCAAAAGAGAGGACGTATGCTATAATGAAAGCGTGAACATCGTTCGCTAGAGATATAAAAAAGCTAAAAGAGACTTAATAAAGGAGTGTTTAATATGGCATGGCAAGATACCTACCAACATTGGCAAGAAGCTGACCATTTAGATCAAGATATCCGTCAGGATTTAGAAAAATTAGCTGAGGATGAAAAGGCGCTAGAGGATGCTTTTTACCAACCCTTAAGTTTTGGTACAGCCGGTATGCGCGGGGTGCTAGGTGCTGGTATTAACCGCATGAACATTTATACGGTTCGCCAGGCTAGCGAAGGTTTGGCCCAATTGATTGAAAGTTATGGGGATGAAGCTGTGGCAGCTGGTGTAGCGATTGCCTATGACTCACGCCATATGTCACCTGAATTTGCCATGGAGTCTGCCCGCACCCTAGGCCAGCATGGCATTAAATCTTATGTGTTTGAAAGCTTACGGTCGACACCTGAACTATCTTTTACAGTTAGAGAAACCGGATCATTTGCTGGCATTATGATTACAGCTAGCCATAATCCGCCTGAATATAATGGCTATAAAGTATATGGCGCGGATGGTGGTCAAATGCCGCCAGCTGATGCAGACCGCTTAACAGAATTTGTTAGAAATATCTCTGATCCATTAGCGATTGAAGTAGGTGACCAAGAGCAATTAATTGCTGCTGACATCATCAATATTATTGGCGAAGAAATTGATGCCAAGTATCTGGAAGCCCTTAAGACTGTCACTATTGACCAAGCAGTTATTGATAAGCATAAGGATATCAAGATTGTCTATACACCTCTGCACGGTACCGGCCAAATGATGGCTGAGCGTGCACTAGCACAAGCAGGTTTCGAAGAGATTATCTATGTTGATGAGCAAAAAGCACCAGATCCTGACTTTTCAACTGTCAAATCACCTAACCCTGAGGAACCCGGCGCTTTTGAAGTGGCGGAAAAATATGGTGATAAATATGAAGCTGATATCCTAATTGCCACTGACCCAGATGCCGACCGGATGGGGGCAGCTGTCCGCTTGCCTAATGGTGAATATAAGGTAATTACTGGTAACCAAATTGGTGCCTTAATGACTCACTATATCTTAACCGCCCATAAAGAAGCAGGTAGCCTGCCAGATAATGGTGTCATTTTGAAATCAATTGTATCTGGTGAAATGGCTGCCAAAATTGCAGCTAGCTTTGGTGTAGATACTGTTAA
Proteins encoded in this window:
- a CDS encoding phospho-sugar mutase, with product MAWQDTYQHWQEADHLDQDIRQDLEKLAEDEKALEDAFYQPLSFGTAGMRGVLGAGINRMNIYTVRQASEGLAQLIESYGDEAVAAGVAIAYDSRHMSPEFAMESARTLGQHGIKSYVFESLRSTPELSFTVRETGSFAGIMITASHNPPEYNGYKVYGADGGQMPPADADRLTEFVRNISDPLAIEVGDQEQLIAADIINIIGEEIDAKYLEALKTVTIDQAVIDKHKDIKIVYTPLHGTGQMMAERALAQAGFEEIIYVDEQKAPDPDFSTVKSPNPEEPGAFEVAEKYGDKYEADILIATDPDADRMGAAVRLPNGEYKVITGNQIGALMTHYILTAHKEAGSLPDNGVILKSIVSGEMAAKIAASFGVDTVNVLTGFKFIAEKIKQYEADGSQSFLFGFEESYGYLIKPFVRDKDAIQALVLLAEVAAYYKDQGQTVYDGLEALYQEYGYFQEKTISVSLPGQEGAAKIKEVMDGLRQEPLTELAGVAIEVTEDYASAKRFKQDGTEEDMAIDQANVLKYYLADGTWVAVRPSGTEPKIKFYIGTVGESLEDAQAKIDQYAEVLAKLMD
- the trxB gene encoding thioredoxin-disulfide reductase, whose amino-acid sequence is MTAALYASRANLNVLMLERGVPGGELINTAEIENYPGFKHISGPDLANNMYESAMQFGVSYAYGQVKNFIPADQAGGDHQVITESDQVYQAKAVIIATGSVHRNLDVPGEEKYNGRGVSYCAVCDGAFFQDKNLKVVGGGDSAVEEGTFLTQYADTVNIVHRRDQLRAQKILQDRAFANDKVSFNWNQVVKEIKGDDLTVTGVVLEDTQTGEQHEEPADGVFIYVGLLPNTEPFRDLGITDEEGWIITDENMHTKIPGVFAVGDVRQKKLRQVSTAVGDGGAGGQEAYHYLESLKD